GAAACAAACGACAGGTCGTATCGGCGTAACGACATGTCGTGCTTTCTGGGTGTCTCGGTTTATTTACGGGACGAAGCGAAGCGAAACGAAACGACTTATTGTAAAACCCTTTCCAAGTTGAAGCCTTTTGCTCAGTCTGTGCGAGTCTTGGAATCTGAAAGATGTGGGCAAGTGCAGAAGGAGGGTCTCCGGAGGTCACTCTAGAAACCTCCATGGGCGCTTTCACTGTTgaggtaattttttttcttcctaacTTTCCCTTACTTCCCCAGAAGCCAAGCTGAGACTTCAATCCATCAAGTTCGTATTTTGacgttatttatttttttgtaaattgttGAAAATCGTAGCTTTACTACAAACACGCACCAAGGACTTGCAGAAACTTCATTGAGCTCTCTCGCAGAGGTTATTATGACAATGTCAAATTCCACAGAATCATCAAGGTTTCAAATTTGgacttttggtttctttttttctttctttttttcccccttaCTGATGGTTGAATTGTTAATTGGATTTAGGATTTTATAGTGCAAGGTGGAGATCCCACCGGGACAGGAAGGGGTGGAGAATCCATTTATGGGTAtgctttgcttcttcttttatttatttatatttattatttagttAAACGTTGAAGgatatttataataatctaTACCCATTGAAGGGTTGTGGGAAACACTTTTATCATAACTCATAGTTAATGCCTTCTTGTATCATGCGTTTCAGTGCAAAGTTTGAGGATGAGATAAGAACAGAGTTGAAGCATACTGGAGCTGGCATCTTATCTATGGCCAATGCTGG
Above is a genomic segment from Prunus dulcis chromosome 7, ALMONDv2, whole genome shotgun sequence containing:
- the LOC117633816 gene encoding peptidyl-prolyl cis-trans isomerase CYP18-2, coding for MWASAEGGSPEVTLETSMGAFTVELYYKHAPRTCRNFIELSRRGYYDNVKFHRIIKDFIVQGGDPTGTGRGGESIYGAKFEDEIRTELKHTGAGILSMANAGPNTNGSQFFITLAPCPSLDGKHTIFGRVCKGMEIIKRLGSVQTDNNDRPVHDVKILRTSVKD